Within Quercus lobata isolate SW786 chromosome 5, ValleyOak3.0 Primary Assembly, whole genome shotgun sequence, the genomic segment atcacttttttgtgcttggttgtGTTTAGACAACTTTTGAATGACGATGGTAGTGACTTCTTTCCATTTAGTTATGCTTGAATAGCTGAGTTATGACAAcattagttgtgtttgaacaactttcttGTGTTTCGGCTATGTTTATGTAGCTTTTTTTGTTGAGTCATGTTTAAATGACAATATTAGTTGTGTAAACAACTTTTTGTGTTTAACCGTGTTTGAACAGCCCTTTATGATGATATTAGTTGTGTCAAAACAACTCTTTTACATTTAgcttgtgtttgaacaacttttcttaCTGAGTCACAAATGATGGTGTTAGTTTTGTTTGAATAACTTGTTctttttagctgtgtttgagcagctttttattgagttatgtttgaatgacgattttagttgtgtttgaacaaattattatttttattgagtcatgtttgaatgacgatgtTTGAACAACAGATTTTGCTCATATATAAAAGCTCTCCCTATTCATTTGTAGATATATGTAGATCAGATTTTGctcaaaaaattgtattttattttataatagctATATATCTCTATTTTAATtctcctaactttttttttttttgggtaaccttttaattctctaacttgtattttgtgttttgcaGAAAATGAGTGACAAAACCTTTCACGTAGTGATGTACCCATGGTTTGCCATGGGCCATCTAACCTCCTTCCTCCACATCTCGAACAAGCTGAGAGAGGCCACAAAGTCTCTTTCTTGTTGCCAACCAACACTCAAGCTAAGCTAGAGCCTTTCAATCTGCACAAAAACCTCATTTCTTTCATCCCAATCACTGTTCCACATGTTGATGGCCTCCCTCCAAGTTCTGAAACTACCTCAGATGTTCCTTTCCCATTGCATTCCCTTATCATGACTGCAATGGACCTTACTGCACCCTCCACTGAATCTTTTCTTCTTGATCTCAAACCCCATTTTGTATTCCATGATTTCACTCACTGGTTACCACCGTTGGCACGCCGCCTAGGCATTAAGTCTATACATCATTGCATCATTAGCCCCGCGACTGTGGGGTATTTGTTAAGCccagaaagaaaaatcaatgaaaaaccATTAACGGAAGCTGATTTTAAGGCACCTCCACCAAGTTTCCCACCTTCTTCAATCAAGCTATTTCCCCATGAAGTTCGACAAGTTACCTCTGCAACACTGAAACAATTTGGCAGAGACATATCATTCATTGAACGCCAAATGATCTCTCTCAGTGATTCTGATGCTATTAGTTTCAAAAGTTGCAAGGAGATGGAAGGGCCTTACTGTGACTACGTTGAAAGACAATTCAAAAAGCCTGTGATACTTGCAGGGCCAGTAGTGCTTGAGCCACCAATTATAGCATTAGAAGAGAAATGGGCAAAGTGGTTGGATAGCTTCAAGCCCAAAACTGTGATATTTTGTGCATTTGGAAGTGAATGCATTTTAAAGAAAGATCAATTTTAAGAActagttttgggttttgagctAACAGGTATGCCTTTTTTGGCTGCACTAAAACCACCAATGGGGACTGAAACAATTGAATTTGCATTGCCAGAAGGGTTTGAAGAGAGAGTAAAGGGAAGAGGGGTTGTTCATGGGGATTGGTTTCAGCAACAATTGATACTGAGGCATCCTTCTGTGGGGTGCTTTGTGACACATTGTGGATCAGGTTCTCTGTCTGAGGCCATGGTGACTGAGTGTCAAATGGTTTTGCTGCCTAGTGTTGGGGATCAAATTATCAATGCAAGGCTGATGGGTAGAGATTTCAAAGTGGGAGTTGAAGTTGAGAAAGGTGAGGAAGATGGGCTGTTTACAAGGGAGGGTGTGTGCAAGGCAGTGAGGGCTGTAATGGATGAAGATAGTTTGGTGGGGAAAGAGGTAAGAGACAACTATGCTAAATGGAGAGAGTTCTTGTTGAGCGATGGGCTGGAAAACTCCTACATTGATAGCTATGTTCAAAAGCTGCGTTCTCTGCTCAAATGAATTTATGGTATTCATATTTGGATCAGTTTGGAAGTTAGCTAAATAAGATGAACCGACATTTCATCATATATAATTACTGTTTTTAGGCCTATATTTACTGACGTTTTAAGTAGTAATGTTTGAAGCTTTTTAGTTTCGTTCAAATAAACATTTAAGGAATGAAGAATGCATGATGTTGGATTTGAATGATGAGGATATGAAGTTAATGataaaatatattgtattaGATTCTAATAATGATTCTTGTTGAAGGATGAATTTCGATTTGCACGATTTAGGTAATATATGAAATTCAATCTAAAAATTAAGTTCAAAGTTAGAATGTGAGAAATTTTCCTACATAAATTTGTGCACGTTTATAAGAACATTCttctcaaaaaggaaaaaaaaaaaaagtttattacaAGAATGAGATAAGTCATTTGAAaaatgctacgtccacaacattttcacaacaaatcataagtggttagttcttattggttttaatttgaacctaccactaAATTACTTTTCTACCCCATCGATAACCCATTAACAACTTGCCATATAGAATTTGTTGTGGACATATAATTTTTCTAGAGATTATGATTTTAAGTAAGCGCTACATTTTAGTTGTAAGaagtttttgtttctcacataaatgacttaagaaatgatatgtccacaatatttttataacaaattatatacGGCAAGTCGTTAGTAAAGGAGGACTATTTGTAATGGAGTGAGAAAACAAtaactcaaaataagaaaaattagcCCTAACAATAAGAACAAAAGTTGAGAACTGGTACTTTTTAGCccttcaaacaaaaaataaaaacttagattaCTGATCCTTGgttctattattaaaaaataataataataataatctcaaACTCATACCAGTTGAATAGAATCATAAAGAGAATATTGCTTCTTCCTTCATTATTGACTTCATAGCAACACACACCACCAGTGGTAGAGCCAGGATTTGAGTTGAGGGGAggcaaaatttatatatgatgcATGCACTTACACACATtatgtgaatatatataatatatgatactAAGTGATATTTAATGTAATTATACAAAGACAAAactctacaaaaaaaaaaaaaaaaagctcattcATAATATTGTATTTATCTATTGAGATATTTCTCACATGAGtgatctattttttaatttttttgaacaggttcaaattataatatGGTAGGGACAAACTAAAAAATTCAATGTAAGGCATGCTAGTGGAGAACTTAAGGTTTCTAAATGGTTCGTTTAGAAGTTGTGCTATGTTTCAAGACCAAAGAAACATAGTGGCATTtaataaacccaaaaacaaaaagtaggcAAGGATATTTCATAAATGTTAGCTATAATAACTAAGGGTATTTTTTGAATAGGCCAGGGGGGCaactgcccccccccccccttggaTCTGCCCTTGCACACCACACATGACGCAACACATTGCAATTGACATGGTCATGCTTGCACCGAACCACCCACACCTCCACCCATCTACGAATTTGCATCACATTACCGGCCACCTAATCTTTACATtagtattctctctctctctctctctctctctctaacagaAAAAGTATGAGTTACATTTAGAGATTTTtttccactaaatttttttggaaaataactttatctcacaaaaaactaaataagggaGGATAAAAGATTGTTTTTCCACTTATTTAAGGTTGctaccaaaaatagaaaaataagatagctttatagaaaatatttttttaaaaacaactcatttttctagaaaacattatAGCCGAAACAAATAGAATGTTAATATTAGTAGTTGACTATTTTGAGTTTGCATTAGCGGAGTTTGggttatttattctattttaataattaaaaaccacTTTTAGTGGAGTCATTGACAATTAATTTGAGTGTTTCTTTTAAAGACAAGAGTTTTGTCTTTTAGTTTAGAGTGTTTATCTCAAATTTGACTTTAGATTACCTTACTAtgttattatattatctttttctttctttttctttttttcttttccatgaaATGATAATTATAAGTGGTTATTGTCCTTTTTGTGGGTTGGTTTTTGGTTAATTAGCGTCTGCTTGTTACCGTTGTCtaaataatagttttcagtgtttaaacaatattatacgcattttcatacactttttcactcacatgtatttccaaaaaatacaaataacgttattagaacaacattacTAAACGGTCCTTTAGACTTGGCAAAATTATGTTCTCTCTATTTCTACACCATATTTGCTCAATAGCTGAAACAAACAACTctgaattgaaaaaaagaaaaaaaaaaaaaagaagagaaaaaccaAGTCAAGTAATGGGTTAAtccatttttattctaaataaaaaatttcagtcTTGGGTTAAGTATTTTTCATTCAGATTCATGTTAGGTACAATTTCACCATGTCTaggaatcattaaaaaaaaaaaaaaaaaaatcatattgtaaTAGAAGAATGGCCTGAAAATATCTTCATAAAAGTAAAGAGGCCCAAAACTGGAAGCCCGAACCCAATCCGAACCTGCCTGCTGACCTGAGAAGTCCATAATCGAACAAATCTTAGAAATTTCATTCATCTATCTATCCATCTAACCCGTCACATGATCCGACCCGTGAACACCGAAACCCATAAATAAAAGTCCACTGAAACAAAGAccccactctctctctctctctctctctctccatccaCCTCTAGGGTTTTTGGAAGCagagtgggaaaaaaaaagcaaacaaaagcgAACCTCTCAGGCtctgaagaacaaagaaaaaaacacagacAGGTTAGGGTTTAGTTAAATTTATCATCGGAATCAATGGGACGAGGAAAGTACAAGAACAAGCCCACTGGCAAACGCCAGTTCTCCACTCCCGAGGATATCCGTAATTACCACTCTTCCTTAAttaattttgtgtgttttttttttttttttttttttttttttttcaaatcatatCTTTCTGTGTCtgcaattaattttaaatttaggttttgaatttttgaacttAGGTTTTTGTTACCGAATTAATATGATTATTTGTTTAGTTAATCAGACAATattcttgaataaaaaaaaatgattttgggttAGCTGAAGACTATgaattaatatttgttttatttatttttatttcttttattaaaacaaaattagtttatgtgaattttaaattaatgttgGGTTGGGGCTAATGatttttatgtgaaatattGTTACTCTAGATTGTTGAAATTTCAGAGTACAAGCTTTGAATTTGATTAGGAAAATACAACTATGATTTATTTGATCTGTCCTATGAAAATGCcgaaattaagaaaataaaactgaaTTTGTCAAAtatatgttaaagaaaaaaactgaTTCACTAACAGATGTTGGCACTTGATACTCCTTTTTTTCCCATATATTCTTTTTGGGCTTCAAAAATTTTTCATAGGCATCACAGCGAGCGAAAGAATATCTGAATATCCAcataatcataaaaatgattaaCAGACAGCGCTGAATGCTCTCTTGGATTACTTAGCAACTGGTTCTAGTGGGTGACGTTGGTTGCTCATAGGTTTTACTAGCTAGAGGCGAGTCCAAAGGCTCTTCTTTAGAAAGATTCcctacattataaaaaaaacagtTAACAACTATAAGAGAccttctattttttaattttttatatatataaatttttatttttttgagagattggGAAGGGAACATAAGCCATAAGGATATTGTAAAATGTAACATGAACATACCACATGCCAATGTCTTCTATCATGTCGTCAACACCTGCTTTATTGCCAATACCGATTAATGTCTTTTCTTTCCCATTAAGTTTTGCATAATCTAACAAATAAGAATATATTTTGGAATTGGATTTCTGTAGGTTTGGTAGTAGAATGGTAAATGGATTTTtcatttgcatattggtatctACTTCAATTTGAGATGAAGTTAAAAGAGTATGAATTTAATGGTGGCAAAGTTTAGCATTACtgactttaaaattttttgtttgtgatttaaTGATTGCAGTTGCTGGTACCTCCACCCGTCCTCGCACTTTTAGACAGGTTTCTCCCTCTCTTGTGCACTCTCGCACTCACAGAAGTGTTTTTGTGATGcgcattattaattaattaaaagtttttccctaatttgttttatgttcaTATGCATATTTTATgtggtaaaatttttatttatggtatTATAAGCAAGTGAAACTTTTTGATGTTATTAGCATGAAGCTGAACATCAAGAGGAAGAATCTAGGGAAGAGTCTGACGAAGGATCTGAAGAAGAATCTGGagaagaatctgaagaaagccTGGAGGTTAGTTACTGTTACCAGTTATCTATGTTGAAGGCTTTATTTCCTTAGTTTTGGTTTATCTTATGGGTTGGTTTGTCCGCATGAAAACTAATACTTATTCTCATATAATATTTGCAGAAGCGGAAAGGCACACAAGGCATTATTGAGATTGAAAATCCTAATTTGGTAAAGCCAAAGTCCTTGAAAGCAAGAGATGTTGATGTAAGTGCTACCAAATTTTCTCATACATACCATcagttataaaataaaacccaaaaaaagtaatgatattttttcttGTGCAGTTAGGGAAAACAACTGAACTTTCCAGGCGTGAAAGGTTTGTGAATGGTCACTTTCTTCCTTCAAGGGGACAATATATGATCTGTTTCTTAAGTGGGAGTTCTTTTTGTCTATGAAAAAGAGAACTTGTGGTTTTCTAAGATTATTTGATCTTTcctaaagataaaattttgggttttcgTAGAAAAACACCTAGCTTCTATGGAGTGCATACTTCATTTTAGTGTTTAAAACGTTCATGTGAAGTATATATATCTAATTTTGTCTATCTTGCAGAGAGGAGTTAGAGAAACAGAAAGCTCACGAGCGGTATATGAGATTGCAAGAACAGGGGAAAACAGAACAAGCGAGGAAAGATTTAGGTTATTGATCATGATAAACtactctttttcactttttaatcaATTGTTCCAGCTTTGGAGTTTATATATAATGTTGGCTGTGGATGCTGATTTTCAGTATGCAGATAAAAATTGCCTGCAATCTTAACTTTTTCATTAAGTTACAAATTaattagatttgttttgtagTTACAAATACTTCTATTACCTCTTTCTGTTATGTTTTTATCTTGTTTGATATTGTCTAAATTTTGATGGTTTATTGGTCAAGATCAAAGGAAAGTGAGCAATGTAGGGATTATTGAAGTATTCTTTAGGGTGTGTTTACATTCTGCTGTTCATGCAGGGAAGAAATATTGCAGGCcttttaatgttttcttttggtTGCTCATGCAGAGCGTTTATCCCTTATACGTGAACAAAGGGCAGAAGCTGCTAGAAAgcgagaagaagaaaaagctgGTATGATTTTTAGATCATTATAGGTTGCCttgtctcttttattttttattttttaattttaaatatttaacatCTTGATACTAATAATGTCATTTATTTCAGCCAAAGAACAGAAGAAGGCTGAAGCTCGCAAATGATCTTTGTGGATAGTGTTATGTCAAGAAATTTATACTGTTGAAAAAGTGATGCCAGAGGATTTGTGCCTGTCCTTCATTCAAGAAATTTCTGCCTTTTGTTTTACTTGCTAGTTCATTTATAATTCAACAGTATAAATTGTGCTACTAACTGTGCAacaatttttattgtattttggaTTAGTAATTTATTTGACCATGTTCGTGTCTTGAAACACCTTGAAATTTATAGTTTTCCAAAATCTATAAGCTTTTTATTTGTGGGCAACATACTCAATATTACCATATATTGAGAACTTTACAATGACAATATTATTTCTAATATGGTACAAGGTTTCCTAGGACAAGTGTTGGTTATAGTAGTAGCAGATTATATCAATTTTCTTGCAGTAGAAAGTTTGCACCAATGCTGCCTGGGCATTCTACTAACATACAGAGtccaaaaaaattcttgtattGGCTTGTAGCACTGGGGTCGTTGTTTGAGTTAATTATAGGGGAAACCGAAATGGTTCTATTGTGACTCATTGTGATTTTCCCATTTTTCATCATCATGCTAATCGCTATACTTATGTTTAATGCTTTTGCGTTGTCATGAAATGGGACTGGTAGACGCTCCCTTCGACATTCATCACCGCTCCCACTTTGTGAATTGTCTTTCCGTGGAGTTAAGATAAACCATTTGGTGCATCTTCAACGGCCAATAATAAAGCCATGTAAGGAACTGGCAATTATTTCATTCAGAAATTTCCTTTATGTGTCTCTTAATTAAGTGGTTTGAAAGATTCTCTGACTCTGAAATAAATCTGTAGGTAGCATCCAAAGACTTTTGGTGCATAAAACATTACtccccaccccccacccccgGCTTCCTCTCTTGCAAAACGACATGAATATAATTAAAAGTAAGAATCTGAGGGGTCTGTAAATCTGGATCAAGAGACCTTTCCATTTTGGAGAAAATGTTCAGTAAGTCGCCACCATAGCCGTTATAGTGATTTGCCAATTGTGTATGTCATGACTGAATACTTATGGATTGACCTGTGTATCCTTGTTCAGTGTAATTAGTTGGACAAATTTGACACTTTTTTAATCAGTATAAAGTTACACATCTAGTACGTATTGAACCCACGATCTCATCCATTAGGtattgagctagagctcattggctgCACAAATATAACacttggttgattttaattgTTGAGTTTGACATGGTGGTCATTCTTGGCAGTCTGTGAAAATACCCAAAAACGTTGATTTTGGGTATGCAGTGAAGGTGTTTATGAAAATATCTACAACTCAGAAGTTTTTGAAGTAATGCTAAGTAATATTACTTTACAGATTCAAGAATGTGACCTTTGAAATCAGGCTTCACATCTTTCTCATTTGCTTCCGGGTTTTAGTAGATTCgtttcatttttattcttcCTACTTTGTTTTTGGCTTTGCATGTCTTCAGTTATCATTTTTGAAAGTTAGTTTGACTTGATCCATGTATGAttgttactttcttttttcttttttgagtagATCCCAAGCTTGTTATTTAGATTGAGGATATGGGTGTAGCTTATATGTAGAGGAACGGTAGGATTTTTCTTAGCATTTCACGCTCCAACCAAAATAAGTGTTGAACTCTATGGAATGGCCTCGGTGTTTGAATTTGTGGAGGATGGTAAGATTTATCAAGGGCACATTAAATTACTAGAAGGTTTGTTTCAATCCATCAAATGTGATGCTAAAGTAATGGTTGAATTCATTAGGAAGGCAAAGAAATCTGTTATTAACAGGACGCCGTGTTTGAATTTGGCAGTACTTTTGCCATCAGTTGTCTTTAATGATTAAGGAGAAAGAAATCGGTGTGATGTTCTCATTTCTATCGtgaaaaaattcatattatttgtACCATTCCAATAAAATAGTATGTCATGTGAATCTATAtggttacaatatttttattttataagactATATTGAGATGTGCCATGCAATCACTAACCATATACATTCCATAGCTATGTTAAATGGAAGTTTTAGTCATttgctacaactaattttgtaaccaaactttgtcatatagatatatacatatttaaaaagttaCCATACTTTTGAGTGAAATTTGTGGGGTGCTTTTGTGTTAGAATCACATCCCCTCTCatttgtgtgtgagtgtgtcaTATAGATATGTACATACTTAAAAGGTTACTATGTTTTTTTAGTGAAGTTTATAGTATGCGTTTGGGTTAGAATCTCATTCTCTCATTTGTGTGTatgtttatttttgaaaaaagaaaaagaacaaaacataatacacacttaaaaaaaattatggaaaagaaatgaagacaaatgaataaaaatttcacaaaGGAGTTACAATCTAAGTGATCAACATAGGATgaatttggttcagctttttgaaattgtgtgtgtgtttttttgttttgttttgaaaagtggtagttttaaaaaattctttttaaattgaactttttaaaaaagcaaaatGTTTGGTAAAAGCAGTTAAACagttctttttgaaaaaactaagtttttgaTAAGCATTTATCAAAATTGTGGTTTAAGATgtaaattacccaaaaaaaaaaaaaaaaaacatataagagAATTCTTCACGGTTCATACTTTTggtgcatgtgtgtgtattttggAGAGAATTCATACTTGTAATTTTACGTTCTTAATAAgaactagcctctgagcacgcttAGAggctcttaattttttttaagatcaatTTTCATTCATCATAATTTAGGATTGCTACATTTTTCAATAACAACAATTCTTAGGGGTATGATGagtgttatgtgtgtgtgtgtgtgtatgtgtgtgaaataattttttcgtataaaaatctcatcacacccttagaaaattttgtgattaaaaaatgtAGCAACCTAGAATTATGATGAAAGAAATTTAATCTTTACGAAAGAAATTTAATCTTTacataacaaatttaaaagcCTCATgtgcgtgcttagaggctagtaatttctaaaaatttcagTTAagaggttttgttttttgttttgttttgaatgtcaaagctttttatttattgcaATTCGAGATTTATGTATTTGCCAATTATTGAAATAGATGGATCTGAGCGTGATTAAATCTTGTATAGAAAAATGAACACACCTGAACCTACACTCACATTAAATCTTGTATAGAAAAGTGAACACACCTGAACCTACACTCACACGTAAACATTTTCCCATCCAATTGAACATGTAAAATCCTTATGTAAAGCTTACCCACATAAAAGGGTCTAATTCTACAAAAGTCCATGACTACAGATTAACATTTCAAATGAAatccctctcaaaaaaaaaaaaaaaaaaaaaaattcaaatgaatttgTGGTCTCGTTTAACCAAGTGATTGCTTTGCCCTTATTAGACTATTGGACCCGAGTAAAATTTGGATGCATAAATTATCCTTAAATTTAACCAAATTTCCAATCCATAAATAATTAGGGATGATGAATAATTCCAAATCCAGAATTTGTCCATTACATAGTGTAAGTGTGTAACTACAGATAATGGCATCAAGAAATTTTGGACTCTTTACACCCTTTTGAATTGAGATATCCAATTACTGTGTTtgccaactatttaaaaaaaaactatttaattaaGGATGAATATTACATTGGTACATCAGAAATGACAACTTGCATAAACTAAGCAAACGAATCTTCCAACCAATTACAATCATCATTAATGAAAACAACCGACTTTGCTAACATTATCGCAACACTATTAATTTGGATGGAAGAAAGCAATGAAGAAACAAAATGTACATGAATCTATAATTTGGGATTATAGAAATTCAAAGCTTGAACAACAAGCGACACATTTGTTGTTGGGGATTTCACCGAATCAATGAGTAATaatgaaagaacaaaatgaaTACATCAAGTAAATAGAAATTGCATAATTGAATAttatccttagacaatatttgttCCCATATGCAAGTTGTTAAAGGGCTTCTACAAGCTTGTTCCCAACTTATTGGGTtctacaaatagcaattttaGAGAATACCATAGGAagtcttgtgtttctttaaacttactttttttttttcaagtgaacataaacctttatttatacccatagggttATAACCATTCTAAAGGTACATATGGagagttaaaatgtttcataaaaccgtTCACAAGACTTGAAACATTTTCAAACATTCAAAAcagttatcaaaattttttgcagaAATTCAGTTTTCACGAGTCTCGATTGATCGAGAGGAATCAAGCATCGATTGAAAACtcttttcgatcgatcaaacaaAAATCGAGTATTGATTGAACTAGGCAGAGACTTCAGGATAATTTTCTTCAACACTTCGATCGGTTGAGCAAaagtttcaatcgatcgaataTACTGAATTtcgaattttcacttagaaaattccagagcttgaattttcactttattcaTTTAACAAATGAATACTTTCTAACCTTATATCACTATTACAACCTATCTAtgtatacctatatatacaacatttgTTTCAAAGATGCCAACACCAATAGCAAATTGAGCAAATAATATGTAGCTTATAATGAAGTGTCCACATTCCACAATGCTTTGAACTGCAGAACAACTCTACAGGAGGATCTACGATGATCTTAAACCACATAGGATGCGGAGAAGTCCATTGAGTTGACTCCAACACACTTGAATCATTGTCAAATCCCCACCTAGTCCCACACAATCCATACCAAATTATTTCTGAAGCCAATGTCTACGAAGCCCCTATTCTTGCATCTTTTCCTTAAATAAGATTGGTTTTATACACACATTATATTGAAAAGCAGTCCCCTTCTAATTAAACATCTCTATATAAACTAATTGggaatatcaaaaaaatataaatgaaagttACAACACATCAtggtaaattttttaataaaaatttaatatatacgAAAACTTAATAGATTTGTAAAGATGGTTTCAACaccatttatttcattttgttaaaaaaaaaaaaaaatttcactacaGATTTTAACATCTaaaattacatccaattggcaCTGGTTCTAAACTACTAATAACAAAGAGCACTGATTAACGCTCTCCCATTGAAGAAACACTTATTAAGGCCTACATGTGATTAATGCAGCAAAAAGTATATCCATTCAAGTCAAAAATCATACAGAGGATTCTTGTGCTATGACTTACAGCTTGTGAAGCTTCATCTCCTTCATAGGAGGCTCTATCCACCTTCATG encodes:
- the LOC115989012 gene encoding 28 kDa heat- and acid-stable phosphoprotein-like codes for the protein MGRGKYKNKPTGKRQFSTPEDILAGTSTRPRTFRQHEAEHQEEESREESDEGSEEESGEESEESLEKRKGTQGIIEIENPNLVKPKSLKARDVDLGKTTELSRREREELEKQKAHERYMRLQEQGKTEQARKDLERLSLIREQRAEAARKREEEKAAKEQKKAEARK